A window from Micromonospora profundi encodes these proteins:
- a CDS encoding FtsX-like permease family protein: MKLATLVRLALAGNRTDTARAVLTALSALLATLAGLAALTVLAIQKPAGDAYVESEQYRNALLREPGLRGGTAFALLMLAVPVLTLAGQCARLGAPARDRRLAALRLAGATPGQVTRLAVLETGLASLLGTLAGLAVYLGGRELLHRPDAQGRLALPTDVLPSAGAIAAVVLGLPLIAALATALMLRTVTTSPLGVSRRAARERGPRLWAGPLIGLGLLCFVAVRPVAYRFSGNASLVNWLVPLLFTVGGLVAMVGVLSGTGWISYTCGRLLRRHARRAPALLAAGRLMADPWAGSRTFAALLAAVIFGAGAAALRAYFVAQDSLAREQNRLAGVAAGSDPFYLATMDLVDAAVGVSVLLAACGLMVALVEGIVARRRAYAALVATGVPRATLSRSVAWQALAPAVPAILLALTVGASLGRGLFPSVGNGELTSEVCEATAALCADPATRAQYTRLVQTGSAERAVAVPLEHLAWLGAGALAAVLVTVGVGLLFLRMSTAVDELRTA, from the coding sequence GTGAAGCTGGCGACGCTGGTCCGGCTGGCGCTTGCGGGCAACCGCACCGACACGGCCCGTGCGGTGCTCACCGCGCTCAGCGCCCTGCTGGCGACCCTGGCCGGGCTGGCGGCGCTCACAGTGCTGGCCATCCAGAAACCCGCAGGCGACGCCTATGTGGAGTCCGAGCAGTACCGCAACGCGTTGCTGCGGGAGCCGGGGCTGCGCGGGGGTACGGCGTTCGCGCTGCTCATGCTCGCCGTTCCGGTGCTGACGCTTGCCGGGCAGTGCGCCCGGCTCGGCGCGCCGGCCCGGGACCGGCGGCTGGCCGCGCTCCGGCTGGCCGGCGCCACCCCCGGTCAGGTGACGCGCCTGGCCGTACTGGAGACCGGCCTGGCGAGCCTGCTCGGCACCCTCGCCGGGTTGGCTGTCTATCTCGGTGGGCGGGAGCTGCTGCACCGGCCGGACGCGCAGGGCCGGTTGGCGCTACCCACCGACGTGCTGCCGTCGGCCGGCGCAATTGCGGCGGTGGTGCTGGGGCTGCCGTTGATCGCGGCCCTGGCCACGGCTCTGATGCTGCGCACTGTCACCACGAGTCCGCTCGGGGTGAGCCGCAGAGCCGCCCGGGAGCGTGGTCCCCGCCTGTGGGCGGGGCCGTTGATCGGGCTGGGGCTGCTCTGCTTCGTCGCGGTGCGTCCGGTGGCCTACCGCTTCAGCGGCAACGCGTCGCTGGTGAACTGGCTGGTGCCGCTGCTGTTCACTGTGGGCGGCCTGGTGGCGATGGTCGGAGTGCTCTCCGGCACCGGCTGGATCTCGTACACCTGCGGGCGTCTGCTGCGACGGCACGCCCGCCGCGCACCGGCATTGCTCGCGGCGGGCAGGCTGATGGCCGACCCGTGGGCGGGCAGTCGTACGTTCGCGGCCCTGCTGGCCGCCGTGATCTTCGGTGCCGGCGCGGCGGCGCTGCGCGCCTACTTCGTCGCCCAGGACTCGCTCGCACGGGAGCAGAACCGGCTCGCCGGCGTGGCCGCCGGCTCCGATCCGTTCTATTTGGCGACAATGGACCTTGTCGACGCCGCGGTAGGGGTGTCCGTGCTGCTCGCTGCCTGCGGGCTGATGGTCGCGCTTGTCGAGGGCATCGTCGCCCGTCGGCGGGCGTACGCCGCGCTTGTCGCCACCGGCGTGCCCCGCGCCACGCTGAGCCGATCCGTGGCCTGGCAGGCGCTCGCGCCAGCGGTGCCGGCGATCCTGCTCGCCCTCACAGTGGGAGCGTCGCTCGGTCGGGGGCTCTTTCCGTCGGTGGGGAACGGAGAGTTGACGAGCGAGGTCTGCGAGGCCACGGCCGCGCTCTGCGCAGACCCGGCCACCCGTGCGCAGTACACCCGGCTCGTGCAGACCGGCAGTGCCGAGCGCGCTGTCGCCGTACCCCTGGAGCATCTGGCCTGGCTCGGTGCCGGCGCGTTGGCGGCGGTG
- a CDS encoding ABC transporter ATP-binding protein yields the protein MTQLQARGVVRAYGPTPALRGVTLDVAEGEIVAVTGPSGCGKSTLLHCLAGILRPDAGEVTWRGHRIDTWSEAARSRLRRTEFGVLFQFGQLVAELTAAENVALPLLLAGTGRREARTAALTWLERFGVAELADVRPGEMSGGQQQRCATARALVTEPRVLFADEPTGALDTLTGEQVLTQLVRLAREQRTAVVLVTHEPRIAAYADREIVLRDGLVDHTGLGLDLPVAGGQR from the coding sequence GTGACGCAACTCCAGGCTCGCGGGGTGGTTCGGGCGTACGGCCCGACCCCCGCCCTGCGTGGCGTGACCCTCGACGTGGCCGAGGGCGAGATCGTCGCCGTCACCGGTCCGAGCGGCTGCGGCAAGTCGACGCTGCTGCACTGCCTCGCCGGGATCCTCCGGCCGGACGCAGGCGAGGTCACCTGGCGTGGGCACCGCATCGACACCTGGTCGGAGGCGGCCCGTTCCCGGCTACGGCGCACCGAGTTCGGGGTGCTGTTCCAGTTCGGCCAACTGGTCGCCGAGCTGACCGCAGCGGAGAACGTCGCACTGCCACTGCTCCTCGCCGGCACGGGGCGGCGAGAGGCACGGACGGCGGCGCTCACCTGGTTGGAGCGGTTCGGGGTGGCCGAGCTGGCCGACGTGCGGCCGGGTGAGATGTCCGGCGGTCAGCAGCAGCGTTGCGCCACCGCGCGGGCGCTTGTCACCGAGCCTCGGGTGCTCTTCGCCGACGAGCCGACCGGCGCACTGGACACGCTCACCGGTGAGCAGGTCCTCACCCAACTGGTCCGGCTCGCCCGCGAGCAGCGCACCGCCGTCGTGCTTGTCACCCACGAGCCGCGAATCGCCGCGTACGCCGATCGGGAGATCGTGCTGCGCGACGGCCTGGTGGACCACACCGGCCTGGGGCTCGACCTGCCGGTGGCCGGCGGCCAGCGGTGA
- a CDS encoding PadR family transcriptional regulator, whose amino-acid sequence MSTPHVLLGLLAGGSRHGYELKRAHDERLPRARPLAFGQVYATLGRLERDGLVAAAGQDRASGPDRTAYELTGDGRSALDEWLSAVETPMPYVASTLFTKVVVALLVADIDRARSYLVAQRAAHTARLRELTSVKTDPAASVSDVIAADFAIAHLDADLRWLHTTLDRVADWYREVHP is encoded by the coding sequence GTGTCGACGCCACATGTTCTGCTCGGGTTGCTCGCTGGGGGCAGCCGGCACGGCTACGAACTCAAGCGGGCGCACGACGAGCGGCTGCCCCGGGCTCGACCGCTGGCCTTCGGGCAGGTCTACGCGACCCTCGGCCGCCTCGAACGGGACGGCCTCGTGGCCGCCGCCGGCCAGGACCGGGCGTCCGGTCCGGACCGCACGGCGTACGAGCTGACGGGTGACGGGCGGTCCGCTCTGGACGAGTGGCTGTCCGCTGTCGAGACGCCGATGCCGTACGTGGCCAGCACGCTCTTCACCAAGGTCGTGGTGGCGCTGCTTGTCGCCGACATCGACAGGGCCCGGTCGTACCTGGTCGCACAGCGCGCCGCGCACACCGCACGGTTGCGTGAGCTGACCTCGGTCAAGACCGACCCGGCGGCCTCCGTCAGCGATGTGATCGCTGCCGACTTCGCTATCGCACACCTCGATGCGGACCTGCGGTGGTTGCACACCACCCTGGACCGGGTCGCCGACTGGTACCGGGAGGTGCATCCGTGA
- a CDS encoding TIGR03086 family metal-binding protein — protein MATQTSDLLAAAAPRTVGVVGGIADDQLDLPTPCREYVVRDLLNHLFDVVVNFQELAAKRPVEWAEKPDHLGDGWRDRFAVEADRLVAAWSDPSTLEGVSPGMGMPQAVVGGMALLDLTVHGWDLAVATGQPYQPAPEAVAALHELVEQLGPTARKMGVFADPPPTTVDDVPDLHRLLAQTGRAPTWPTST, from the coding sequence ATGGCCACTCAGACTAGCGATCTGCTGGCGGCTGCCGCGCCGCGAACCGTCGGCGTGGTAGGCGGCATCGCCGACGACCAACTCGACCTGCCCACGCCGTGCCGCGAATACGTGGTCCGCGATCTGTTGAACCACCTGTTCGATGTGGTGGTGAACTTCCAGGAGTTGGCAGCCAAACGGCCGGTCGAGTGGGCCGAGAAGCCCGACCACCTCGGCGACGGCTGGCGGGACCGGTTCGCTGTGGAGGCGGACCGGCTGGTCGCCGCCTGGTCGGATCCGTCCACGTTGGAGGGCGTGTCGCCGGGCATGGGCATGCCACAGGCCGTCGTGGGCGGCATGGCGCTGCTGGACCTCACAGTGCACGGCTGGGACCTCGCTGTGGCGACCGGCCAGCCTTACCAGCCGGCTCCGGAGGCCGTTGCCGCGCTGCACGAGCTGGTCGAGCAGTTGGGGCCGACGGCCCGCAAGATGGGCGTCTTCGCGGACCCGCCACCTACCACCGTCGATGACGTGCCCGATCTGCACCGCCTTCTGGCCCAGACCGGCCGCGCCCCCACCTGGCCCACCTCAACCTGA
- a CDS encoding helix-turn-helix domain-containing protein, which produces MRQRPRDDSRGILDPARLLREVRFRRHLPAEPLRQWVEHYWLIDWALSAPFEQRVVPHPAVNVVFQRDDSGGDGRVPEVGEVAGVGLGLFRITLTGTGRVCGVQFRPGGFRPFWRRSIAELTGRRLPLPAGRLRRPDLDVCAGTDEDRRRALDAALTAWAPEPDPAAEEAIALAEAIRTDRTVLRVDEFAARHDLPVRRLQRLFTEYVGVGPKWVIRRYRLQEAVEQAAGGPLNWADLAVDLGYSDQAHLVRDFTAVAGVSPAAYARSVR; this is translated from the coding sequence ATGCGACAGCGACCGCGCGATGACAGCCGGGGCATTCTCGACCCCGCGCGGTTGCTGCGCGAGGTCCGCTTCCGCCGACACCTGCCGGCCGAGCCGCTGCGCCAGTGGGTCGAGCACTACTGGTTGATCGACTGGGCGTTGAGCGCACCGTTCGAGCAGCGGGTGGTGCCACACCCGGCGGTCAACGTGGTGTTCCAACGCGACGACAGCGGAGGCGACGGCCGCGTACCCGAGGTTGGGGAGGTGGCAGGTGTCGGCCTGGGCCTGTTCCGGATCACGCTGACCGGCACGGGCCGGGTCTGCGGCGTCCAGTTCCGCCCCGGCGGGTTCCGCCCGTTCTGGCGGCGGTCGATCGCCGAGTTGACAGGTCGCCGTCTGCCGCTGCCCGCCGGCCGGCTGCGACGGCCCGACCTCGACGTCTGCGCGGGCACCGACGAGGACCGCCGCCGCGCGCTGGACGCCGCCCTCACCGCCTGGGCGCCCGAGCCGGACCCGGCCGCCGAGGAGGCCATCGCGCTGGCCGAGGCGATCCGGACGGACCGCACCGTGCTGCGCGTCGACGAGTTCGCCGCACGTCACGACCTCCCGGTCCGCCGGCTACAGCGGCTGTTCACCGAGTACGTGGGGGTCGGCCCCAAGTGGGTGATCCGCCGCTACCGGCTTCAGGAGGCAGTCGAGCAGGCGGCCGGTGGCCCGCTGAACTGGGCGGATCTGGCCGTCGACCTCGGGTACAGCGACCAGGCGCACCTGGTGCGCGACTTCACCGCCGTCGCCGGTGTGTCACCCGCCGCGTACGCCCGGTCGGTACGCTGA
- a CDS encoding SpoIIE family protein phosphatase: protein MEGGAATVLVVDDSRTKRYLLVSWLTRAGFTVLEAENGAEALVRVDTDRIDLVVLDVRLPDLSGYEVCERIKASHPATPVIHVSAHAVDVADRAQGLTRGADAYLTEPIEPEELIATTRAVLRYYQARQRAELLAERLLGLADTTVAVHAAPNFTRLLEVAAAGAAEIFKSPAAVIAETFDGDCLAGICAGPGAEATIVPWIVDDTGVPTGATVRVEAPANWALIEWPADDSVTVAAARLREDRAPLYVVVPTATQTARTPVLVQLAQAVAAAVEAQRSFDEEHRIAVTLQRSLLPRRLPEVAGLDLAVRYEPASAQTEVGGDFYELVMLDGHLLLAIGDVAGHSLHAATVMAELRHAVRAYAVEGHQPGEILHRVNELMRTLLPNELATLCVLLLHPPSGRVRLASAGHLPPVLTMDGKIEFVQHSAPLLGVRAPRPADLEFVLPAGATLVFYTDGLIERRDATIDEGMAALAAVAVTVDEDLNRFCDRLLTQLAPPKIHDDVAVVVLRRR, encoded by the coding sequence GTGGAGGGCGGGGCGGCGACCGTCCTGGTGGTCGATGACAGCCGCACCAAGCGGTACCTGCTCGTCAGTTGGCTGACCCGTGCCGGGTTCACGGTGCTGGAAGCGGAGAACGGCGCCGAGGCGCTGGTCCGGGTCGACACGGACCGGATCGACCTCGTGGTGCTCGACGTCCGGCTGCCCGACCTGAGCGGCTACGAGGTGTGCGAGCGGATCAAGGCGTCCCATCCGGCGACGCCGGTGATCCACGTGTCCGCGCACGCGGTGGACGTCGCCGACCGCGCCCAGGGGTTGACCCGAGGCGCGGACGCCTATCTGACCGAGCCGATCGAGCCGGAAGAGCTGATCGCCACAACCCGGGCGGTGCTGCGTTACTACCAGGCCCGACAGCGCGCCGAACTGCTCGCCGAGCGACTGCTCGGGCTCGCCGACACGACTGTGGCAGTACACGCCGCGCCGAATTTCACGCGGTTGCTGGAAGTTGCAGCGGCGGGCGCTGCGGAGATCTTCAAGAGCCCGGCGGCGGTGATCGCAGAGACGTTCGACGGTGACTGCCTCGCCGGGATCTGCGCCGGCCCGGGGGCCGAGGCGACAATCGTGCCGTGGATCGTCGATGACACCGGCGTCCCGACCGGTGCCACGGTCCGCGTGGAGGCTCCGGCGAACTGGGCGCTCATCGAATGGCCGGCCGACGACTCGGTGACTGTCGCCGCCGCGCGGCTGCGGGAGGACCGCGCGCCGCTGTACGTGGTGGTCCCGACCGCCACCCAGACCGCCCGGACGCCGGTGCTCGTGCAGCTCGCCCAGGCGGTGGCGGCGGCGGTGGAGGCTCAACGCTCGTTCGACGAGGAGCACCGCATCGCCGTCACCCTGCAACGCAGCCTTCTTCCGCGCCGGCTGCCCGAGGTGGCAGGGCTGGACCTCGCGGTGCGCTACGAGCCGGCAAGCGCGCAGACCGAGGTGGGTGGCGACTTCTACGAACTGGTGATGCTCGACGGGCATCTCCTGCTGGCGATCGGTGACGTGGCCGGCCACTCGCTGCACGCCGCCACAGTGATGGCCGAGCTGCGGCACGCGGTGCGGGCGTATGCGGTCGAGGGGCACCAGCCCGGCGAGATCCTGCACCGGGTCAACGAGCTCATGCGGACCCTGCTGCCGAACGAGCTGGCCACGCTCTGCGTCCTGCTGCTGCACCCGCCGAGCGGTCGGGTCCGGCTGGCCAGCGCCGGCCATCTGCCGCCGGTGCTCACAATGGACGGCAAGATCGAGTTCGTGCAGCACTCGGCGCCGCTGCTCGGCGTTCGCGCGCCCCGTCCCGCCGACCTGGAGTTCGTGCTGCCCGCCGGTGCCACGCTCGTGTTCTACACCGACGGGTTGATCGAGCGCCGGGACGCCACGATCGACGAGGGGATGGCCGCGCTCGCCGCAGTGGCAGTCACAGTGGACGAGGATCTCAACCGGTTCTGTGACCGGCTGCTGACGCAGTTGGCCCCACCGAAGATCCACGACGACGTGGCCGTTGTCGTGCTGCGCCGCCGCTGA
- a CDS encoding ATP-binding protein, translated as MSGEPGALPLLQMTLRVEHDIFVIRQRGREVAAVVGLEHQDQVRIATALSEVARDLLRACGGADVSFHIDAGPDGRFHLGADLAPVTPLPGGRYEPQSGAVSRLVDRLSAATVEGVTVVRMSRRVPANAPTPTPERLAEFRAELGLSAPSSALDELTVQNGQLIAALDEVRSQRDELAVLNEELAETNRGVLALYNQLTEELEETNRGVVALYAELDEKSAQLRGASESKSRFLANVSHELRAPVTAIIGLGRLLSDSASDPLTAEQARQVGLIRSSASDLLGLVNELLDLAKAESGRIQPDWADVDLRPVFGQLRGTLRALATRPEVELVVEEPIAPAVLCTDEVLLGQVLRNLLHNGLKFTERGEVRLRARRRDDRWVFEVSDTGPGIAPELHERIFEEFYQVPGATRVGGTGLGLPYARRLVTLLGGTLELSSEPGRGSTFTVSLPSGGA; from the coding sequence ATGAGTGGCGAGCCGGGCGCGCTGCCGTTGCTGCAGATGACGCTACGGGTAGAGCATGACATCTTCGTGATCCGTCAGCGGGGTCGCGAGGTGGCCGCCGTGGTGGGCCTGGAACACCAGGACCAGGTCCGCATCGCCACCGCGCTCAGCGAGGTCGCCAGGGACCTGCTGCGAGCCTGCGGTGGCGCGGACGTGTCCTTCCACATCGACGCCGGCCCCGACGGCAGGTTCCACCTGGGTGCCGACCTCGCCCCGGTGACCCCTCTGCCTGGCGGTCGGTACGAGCCGCAGTCCGGCGCGGTGTCCCGCCTGGTCGACAGACTGAGCGCGGCGACCGTCGAAGGCGTTACGGTCGTGAGGATGTCCCGACGAGTCCCGGCCAACGCGCCGACGCCGACTCCGGAGCGCCTCGCCGAGTTCCGTGCCGAGCTCGGTTTGAGCGCTCCGTCCAGCGCGTTGGACGAGTTGACGGTGCAGAACGGGCAGCTGATCGCGGCTCTCGACGAGGTGCGCAGCCAACGCGACGAGTTGGCAGTGCTGAACGAGGAGTTGGCCGAAACCAACCGTGGCGTGCTGGCGCTCTACAACCAGCTCACCGAGGAGTTGGAGGAGACCAACCGGGGTGTCGTCGCCCTATACGCGGAGCTGGACGAGAAGTCGGCCCAGTTGCGCGGGGCGAGCGAGTCCAAGAGCCGGTTCCTGGCGAACGTGAGCCACGAGCTGCGCGCTCCCGTAACCGCGATCATCGGGTTGGGGCGGTTGCTCTCCGACTCCGCCTCCGACCCGCTCACCGCCGAACAGGCACGCCAGGTCGGTCTGATCCGTTCCTCGGCGTCCGACCTGCTCGGCTTGGTGAACGAACTGCTGGATCTGGCAAAGGCGGAGTCCGGCCGGATCCAACCGGACTGGGCGGACGTCGATCTGCGCCCCGTCTTCGGCCAACTGCGCGGTACGCTGCGCGCGCTGGCCACCAGGCCGGAGGTGGAGTTGGTGGTGGAGGAGCCGATCGCGCCGGCCGTCCTGTGTACCGACGAGGTGCTGCTCGGCCAGGTGCTGCGTAACCTGCTGCACAACGGGCTGAAGTTCACCGAGCGCGGCGAGGTGCGGCTGCGCGCCCGGCGCCGTGACGACCGGTGGGTCTTCGAGGTCAGCGACACCGGCCCGGGAATCGCCCCCGAGCTGCACGAGCGGATCTTCGAGGAGTTCTATCAGGTGCCGGGCGCAACCCGGGTCGGTGGCACCGGCCTCGGCCTGCCGTACGCCCGGCGGTTGGTGACCCTGCTCGGGGGGACGCTTGAGCTGAGCAGTGAGCCCGGTCGGGGCAGCACCTTCACGGTTTCCCTCCCCTCCGGCGGAGCGTGA
- a CDS encoding SpoIIE family protein phosphatase, whose amino-acid sequence MNGDLITDSGLWFRVEASSTASAVRRAAERLGAQLEMAPARIADLAIVAAELTSNLVKHADEGVLLLRPVRRGGEAGVEMVAIDSGPGMADLTVSSQDGHSTTGTLGIGLGAIVRQASSFDGYSLPGRGTVLAVQVWPAAPPRPSWAGALTRPLTGETVSGDGYAVRVVEGRHQVLVSDGLGHGPLAAAATEAALAAFRDAPASPPAAVVSHLHRSMSYTRGAALAVAELVPEEGVLHYAGLGNIAGMVVEGGGQRRGLVSLPGIAGHQRPTVRGYDYPFGPGALLVMHSDGVVDRWRLTDYPDIAGHSPLVVAATLLRDAGTRRDDACVLAARSWT is encoded by the coding sequence GTGAACGGGGACCTGATAACTGACAGTGGCCTCTGGTTCCGGGTGGAGGCCAGCAGCACCGCCAGCGCCGTACGGCGCGCCGCCGAACGCCTCGGCGCGCAGCTGGAGATGGCTCCGGCGCGCATCGCCGACCTGGCCATCGTCGCGGCCGAGCTGACCAGCAACCTCGTCAAGCACGCCGACGAGGGCGTCCTGCTGCTCCGGCCCGTCCGCCGCGGCGGAGAGGCCGGCGTGGAGATGGTGGCCATCGACTCCGGCCCCGGCATGGCCGACCTGACCGTCTCGTCCCAGGACGGGCACTCCACCACGGGCACGCTCGGCATCGGCCTCGGCGCCATCGTCCGCCAGGCCAGCTCGTTCGACGGGTACTCGCTCCCGGGGCGGGGCACCGTACTCGCTGTGCAGGTCTGGCCGGCGGCACCTCCCCGACCGTCCTGGGCCGGCGCTCTCACTCGGCCACTGACCGGCGAGACGGTAAGCGGCGACGGGTACGCCGTCCGGGTCGTCGAAGGGCGGCATCAGGTGCTGGTAAGCGATGGCCTCGGGCACGGCCCGCTGGCTGCCGCCGCGACCGAGGCGGCGCTTGCCGCGTTCCGTGACGCGCCGGCCAGCCCACCCGCGGCTGTGGTCAGCCACCTGCACCGGTCCATGTCGTACACCAGGGGTGCCGCCCTGGCGGTGGCGGAGCTGGTGCCCGAGGAGGGCGTGCTGCACTACGCCGGCCTGGGCAACATCGCCGGAATGGTTGTCGAGGGCGGCGGTCAACGTCGTGGGCTGGTATCGCTGCCCGGCATCGCCGGGCACCAACGGCCGACCGTCCGGGGGTACGACTATCCGTTCGGTCCCGGCGCGCTGCTGGTGATGCACAGTGACGGCGTGGTCGACCGCTGGCGGTTGACCGACTACCCGGACATCGCCGGCCATTCCCCGCTCGTGGTGGCGGCGACACTGCTGCGCGACGCGGGCACACGCCGCGACGACGCCTGCGTACTGGCCGCGAGGTCCTGGACATGA
- a CDS encoding anti-sigma regulatory factor produces MTVGVDVGPPQAQSIRSDEDVVRVRQLVRAVAVAVKLSLVDQTKVVTAASELARNTLVYGGGGSVEVTIVDNGRRKGVRIVFADSGPGIADLDLALTDGYTTGGGLGLGLSGSRRLVDDFEIETSQETGTRITVTKWSR; encoded by the coding sequence ATGACCGTTGGCGTCGACGTGGGCCCGCCGCAGGCGCAGTCGATCCGCAGCGACGAGGACGTGGTCCGCGTCCGGCAGCTGGTGCGTGCCGTCGCGGTGGCTGTCAAGCTGTCCCTGGTCGACCAGACCAAGGTGGTCACGGCGGCGAGCGAACTGGCCCGCAACACCCTCGTGTACGGCGGTGGTGGCTCCGTCGAGGTGACCATCGTGGACAACGGCCGACGTAAGGGCGTACGGATCGTCTTCGCCGACTCCGGGCCCGGCATCGCCGACCTCGACCTGGCCCTGACCGACGGCTACACCACCGGCGGCGGCCTCGGCCTCGGACTCAGCGGGTCTCGCCGGCTGGTTGACGATTTCGAGATCGAGACGTCGCAGGAAACCGGCACGCGCATCACGGTCACCAAGTGGTCCCGGTGA
- a CDS encoding STAS domain-containing protein, which translates to MERVPILKIGDILLVSIQLDMSDQTAVQLQEDLAERIVATGCHGVIIDITALDIVDSFVGRMLSTIASISKVLDAETVVVGMRPAVAITLVELGLSLNGIRTALNVERGMELVAAARGDESDDQYDDDADAETARP; encoded by the coding sequence ATGGAGCGCGTGCCGATCCTCAAGATCGGCGACATCCTGCTCGTCTCCATCCAGCTCGACATGTCCGACCAGACGGCGGTCCAGCTCCAGGAGGATCTTGCCGAGCGGATCGTGGCCACCGGCTGCCACGGCGTCATCATCGACATCACCGCGCTGGACATCGTCGACTCGTTCGTCGGGCGGATGCTCTCCACAATCGCGTCGATCTCCAAGGTGCTCGACGCGGAGACGGTGGTGGTCGGGATGCGTCCGGCCGTCGCCATCACACTGGTCGAGCTGGGACTGTCGCTCAACGGCATCCGTACCGCCCTGAACGTCGAGCGGGGCATGGAGCTGGTCGCGGCGGCTCGCGGCGACGAGTCAGACGACCAGTACGACGACGACGCGGACGCCGAGACGGCCAGGCCATGA
- a CDS encoding STAS domain-containing protein, translating into MALNAEESGRLAALLGGHAERVTQRWTEIIAGSLRGRLSQAELRRQVQDLHHAIVTTGGQGAIDLSADSAAELRAALSELSRGRARQGFSATETAISIFALKEVLVPLVEEVGGDDKLRDYVAFSGLVDEMGLFTFESFVRTRESLIADQAEQLLELSTPVVKLWEGVVAVPLVGTLDSARAQVVMERLLQTLVDTGSPYAIIDITGVPAVDTQVAQHILKTVVAARLMGADCIISGIRPQIAQTIVALGIEFGDIATKASLADALRHVLRLNGVETARRQSRRDA; encoded by the coding sequence ATGGCGTTGAACGCCGAGGAAAGTGGTCGACTCGCCGCGCTGCTCGGCGGCCACGCCGAGCGGGTCACGCAGCGATGGACCGAGATCATCGCCGGTTCGCTGCGCGGCCGGCTGAGCCAGGCCGAGCTGCGCCGGCAGGTGCAGGACCTGCACCACGCCATCGTCACCACCGGTGGACAGGGTGCCATCGACCTGTCCGCCGACAGTGCTGCCGAGCTGCGCGCAGCGCTCTCCGAGCTGTCCCGGGGCAGGGCCCGGCAGGGGTTCTCCGCCACCGAGACCGCGATCAGCATCTTCGCGCTCAAGGAGGTGCTGGTCCCCCTCGTCGAGGAGGTCGGCGGCGACGACAAACTGCGCGACTACGTGGCCTTCTCCGGGCTTGTCGACGAGATGGGCCTGTTCACCTTCGAGAGCTTCGTCCGTACCCGGGAGAGCCTGATCGCCGACCAGGCCGAGCAGTTGCTCGAACTCTCCACGCCGGTGGTCAAGCTCTGGGAGGGCGTGGTCGCCGTCCCGCTGGTCGGCACCCTGGACTCCGCCCGGGCCCAGGTGGTGATGGAGCGCCTGCTCCAGACCCTTGTCGACACGGGCTCCCCGTACGCGATCATCGACATCACCGGCGTGCCGGCGGTCGACACCCAGGTCGCCCAGCACATCCTGAAGACAGTGGTGGCCGCCCGGCTGATGGGCGCCGACTGCATCATCTCCGGCATCCGCCCGCAGATCGCGCAGACCATCGTCGCCCTCGGCATCGAGTTCGGCGACATCGCCACCAAGGCGAGCCTCGCCGACGCGCTGCGCCACGTGCTGCGGCTCAACGGGGTGGAAACCGCGCGTCGCCAGTCACGCCGGGACGCCTGA
- a CDS encoding STAS domain-containing protein: protein MSLTVHTEQRGDVVVVSVAGELDMATAPQLQDQITDLLDKGRSRLVFDLAEVSFCDSTGLSVFVRAKNSCDEAGGVVRLAAPQRGVLRILEVSGLVEVLHTYPTVDEAVAGEPTPASS from the coding sequence ATGTCCTTGACGGTGCACACGGAACAACGCGGCGACGTGGTCGTCGTGTCGGTCGCGGGCGAACTGGACATGGCAACAGCACCGCAGTTGCAGGACCAGATCACCGACCTGCTCGACAAGGGCCGTAGCCGGTTGGTGTTCGACCTGGCCGAGGTCTCGTTCTGCGACTCGACAGGTCTGTCGGTCTTCGTGCGGGCCAAGAACAGCTGCGACGAAGCCGGCGGCGTGGTGCGCCTGGCTGCCCCTCAGCGGGGCGTGCTGCGCATCCTCGAGGTGAGCGGGCTGGTCGAGGTGCTGCACACGTATCCGACGGTGGACGAGGCAGTAGCCGGCGAACCGACACCGGCCTCCTCCTGA